CCAATCACCTGCAGCTGATGATCTTGATCGTTCTGCTTCAAGATCAGACTGTCACCAACATCGATCCCAAATCGCTCGGCCGTCTCCGCTCTCACAACAACTTTCGCAACATCCGATTCATCTGTCGACAACCATTCGCCTCGTAGCATCTCGAACGGGGCTTCGGGGGCATCGGTGATCATCAGCAATGTGCCCGGCAGGCTACCAGGGCGTCTCATGCTCGGGCCTCCGCCAAACCCACTAGGAGGGCCGTCATTTCCGCGATTACCGCTAGCGCGTGCTGGTCGAGTGGCCGGCTTCGGTGGAATTACCTCAGCCCGGACTGCCCACATCGGATCTGCATTCGACACAACCGGGTCGTACCGAAGATCGTCCAATACGATCGCAGGAACGAACTTCTCTTCCTTTTGTTCAATGGGAGCAACAGCCAACGCATAACGTCCCATAGCAAGATTGGCATAGTCGTCGAACGTCTTTTCTAACGCGTCATAGCCACTGGCAACCCAAATCACCAGACAGGTTGCTGCTGCCGTGGCAGTAATGGTCAGGGCGACGCGAACGGGAGACTCCCAAAGAAACGACCAGGCAAGTTGAAAGACCTTGCTCATTACACGGTCTCCATGGGGCGGCGTAACAGCCCTTGATACTGCATGGCCACCTCTTGCGGATCACGAGACCCGTCTGGAGTAAATTCGGCAATATTCTTTCCGTCCCGCATCACAACCACGCGATCCGCCCACATGGCAACGTTTGGTTCATGTGTAACCGCGACGATGGTGCGTCCCTGCTCTCGCGATAGCTCGTGCAGCAATTGGCATATTTGCTGCCCAGCATCGAAGTCTAGACTTCCCGTCGGCTCGTCCGCCAGAAGAATCGCCGGATCACAGATCAATGCCCGGGCGATCGCGACGCGTTGTTGTTCTCCGCCTGAAAGTGCTCCCGGCTTATGCAGACGGCGATCTTGGAGGTTCAGCCGCCCGAGTACCTGATCGACGCGTTTGGACAGATCATTGCTGGATGGGGCTGGCAATCGAATGTTGTCTTCGGCAGTCAGGCTGGAAATCAAGTTGAACGCCTGAAAGACCAGCCCGATTTCCTTGCCTCGAAACCTAGTCAGTTGAACATCGCTCAGCTGAGAAAGATCCTGTCCGTTGACCAGAACTTTCCCTTCGTCCACATCGGTCAAGCCGGCGATTGCGTGCAGTAAGGTGCTCTTGCCCGACCCGGAAGCTCCCATGATGACAATGAACTCGCCCGCTTCCGCTGTCAGGTCGACTTCGTTCAGCGCGGTTATCACCGATTGGCTTCGTCGGAATTGTTTACAAACTCCCTCAACCACCAAGGGGGGAGATGTCTGAGTAGAGGAATTCATGGAGTCAACTTTCGAAGTAGCTTGATGTGGTTCTATGTGGATGCTCGACCGGCCTGCAATAGAGACAGCGGTTCTGCCCTGCCTGAAGAGATCGCTGGCCAAAGTGCCGCCAGGAAGCAAAGCACGAAAGTGAGAACGTAACCAAAGACAAGTGAGGACCACGGCACGACCAATGGCGTACTCACCCCTTCAAACCATTGATTGCTGACATAGCTGACGAGTCCCAGGCAGGTCCAACCGGTCAAGATACCGAATGCCAGACTGAGCCCACTAGCCACGAGGCCGATCATAATTGACTCGGAAATGACAAGCTTGACCAAACCGAATCGCCGCAAACCAACAGCTCGCAGTATGCCAAACTCCCAACGCCGTGCGCGGACGGACGCGGCCATCGTATTCACGACACCTAGTGAAACGACCAGCAGCGTGACCAACGGAAGCCACCCCATTGCTCTAACCGCCGCACCACCCCGGCGACGCATACTACTGCGAACGTCCTCAAGGGACGTTACCTGCAAACCGTCGCGACCGAATAGACTGGAGATTCGCCCAGGCCCCTTTCCTGCGGGCCGCCTACCTGCAGATTCGTCGGCAGGCATAGCGGCGACAAACGCTTCAAGGTCTTGCTGAAGCTGCTCACTCTTCGTGCCCGACTCCGGGTCCAGCCACAGATATTCCAGCATGGGCAATGCAAAATCGTCCCGAACTTCCGTTTCGGGAGCGAGCACAATGCCAGCCGTCCGAACGAAATGGCGACGAATACCGCTCGTCTTGGTAATCCAGTTGGAACCCGGCATCGACACAATTCCCGCGATGGTATATTCGACAGGCACTTTTGGTCGGTTCGGGGGAATCATCGTAATTTGATCGCCTACCTTCAGGCCAGCCAGGCGATCGAAGGTATCTGGCACCAAACAGCAGCGCCCTTGCTTCAGCTTCGTGAGGGCTTCCTCTCGATTCCCTTGGACGAACGTCAACTGAAATAGAGGATCGCTGCCGGTAAATGCCTTCTCGCAGTCGAGCCCAATCAGGGAAATGTTATCTTGTCGCACCGCGGAATCTCGCTCGGCCGCATTGAGCGGATCTCCAACAAGTTTCGTCTGCTCGACGGCGATTTTTAGGCAACGCTCAGAATCAATTCCCTGCACCTCACGAATTTGATCGAATTGTTCGATTGGCAGTCCGTTGGCAAACTTGACAATGGTATCCGGCGTCCAGTGTCCCGGCACGAAGCCTCCCAGCATGGAATGGCCCCATACCTGGGTTGCCGTATAAAGCCCCAGCCCCAGCATGAGCGAGGCGGCAATGCCTGTCGTCCGCCACATGTTGGTACTCAACTGGCTTTTGACGAGTCCTGACTGAAGTCGCAAGATCGCGGCGATCAGCGGACTCAATAGCCTTTCAACCCCCAGGATCACTAATGGGGACAGTAGTGCAAAACCAAGGACAGTGGCCGGTGCCCCCATCAGCATAATCAAAGCAAATCGAAGCTGTTCAGGCATCGAGACACCATAAACAAGCAGCGGATTCACGGCGATAAGCAACAAGCTGACAACTGCGGCCAGAGCATACCATCGCGAATTTTTCGGACGGTCTTGCGTAGGAGCCATCGCTTCGAGTGGACTAATACGAGTTGCTTTCCAGATCGGGAAGAGCGAGGCTAACAGCGATCCGAGAAATGAACACAGCCCTGTCAGCAGGATGCTCGCCGTTCCGAGTTGGACCCCGTTGGGAAACAGTTGGGGCGTGGCGTTAGCGAGGACTTGCAACAAAACCCAACCACCTGCGAGGCCACCAACCCATCCGAAAATGGCCAAGACTAACGCCTCGACCAAAACCAACCAGGCTACCTGCGATCGCCGAAGCCCCACCGCGCGAAGTATAGCCAACTGTCTTGCGCGTTCGTTCACGCCCATGCTGAGGGTGGTGAAGATGATAAACGCGGACGCCAGAATGGATAACGCCGTCACAAAATAGGCCTGCTTACGAGCCCCTTCCGCTTCAAATCCAGATGATATCTTCGCGCGGATGTCTTCGGTGCGAAGTAATTCCAAGGCAGGGTCGGCCGAGGCGAGCGTTTCCACTAATACATCAGCAGTCTGGGATGGCCGCAATTTCACTTCCAGCAAGTTCGTGCCATCTGCCGTACCAGTCAGCGTAGGAATGATACTTCGAGGAACATACGCCGCCACGGACGCAGGCCCTCGATTAACACCACCTGGGGCACCTCCCTTCGTCCGTGTCATGGCGAATTCAACTTCGGCCGCAGGCTGTTGAACGACGCCGACAACCGTCAGCTTGATGACCTCCTGGCTTTTTGTGCGAAATTGAATCGCGTCGCCAGGTCGCAGTTTGAGCGATTCCGCTACGCCGCTGCTAACAACTGCTTCAGTCTCAACACCCGGATCGAGCCAGCGTCCATCCAGCAGCGGATAGCGTGAGCCCTTGGCGTTGGTACCGACAACACTTGGCCAAAACCGTTGCGGAGGACCGTCGGCATCGGGCAAAGGTTCGGCGCGGCGGAACATCATCTTGAACTGAGTAACCGGGTTGGCCGATTCCACCGCCGGATGGTTTGCGACGGCTGTAATCATCTCTGGAGAGATCCACTGGTCTACATCGGAGGGCACAACGAACGCGGTGTAACTCCCGACGAAGCCCTCAGTCTGCTCATCGAACCGCGAAGCGATGGCCTCATACGCCGAGACAACCCATAGAACGACACCAATAGCCGCGATCATCGCCATGGCAGTCAAGAGAAAGCGAATCTTTTGCTGACGTGCGTGGGCGATGAATAGTTTCCATGTCAGGTTCATACGGCACCTAACGCAGGCTGACTGGAGATGGTTTCCTGATAGCGAATCGCCAGTGACTGGGCATCAGGGAACTGGTCGGTATTCCAATCTGAACATACGGAGCCATCCTTCATAACAACGACGCGACCAGCCCAAGCCGCAACCGCAGGTTCGTGCGTTACCATCACGATACTTCGACCTTCCTCTTGATTCAGCTCTTTGAGCAGTGAGCAAATCGCATTGCCATTGCCGGAATCGAGACTTCCGGTTGGCTCGTCGGCGAGAATGATGGCAGGATCGGTGACCAGTGCCCGGGCAATTGCCACACGTTGCTGCTCACCACCACTCATCGCATCGGGCCGATGGCCAATCCTGCCACCGAGCCCCAACCGATCGAGCAAATGCTTGGCCCTTTCTTGCGCATTCGCGGAAGCTCGGCCTCCTTCAGCCATCAGGGGAAGCATTACGTTTTCCAGTGCCGAGAGCGCGGCGACCAAATTAAACTGCTGGAAGACCAACCCGATTCGTCTACGCCGAAAATCGGTCAGCCTTCCGTCCGGCATGACAGAAAGGTCTTCTCCTTCCACGTTCACGGAACCAGAATCGGGGCGTGTGAGCCCCGCCATCACATGAAGCAATGTGCTCTTGCCACATCCACTGGGCCCCATTATCGCCGCAAATTCGCCCGGTTGAATCGACAGAGAAACGCTATTGAGCGCCTGCACGAGATTCACCCCTTGGCGAAACGTCTTTACCAAGTCGACCGATTGCAAGGGAGTGGATTGTTCGTTGGGCATATCGGGAGCGATATTGCTCGACATTTTTGGTTCTTCCTCATGAGCATGACAGTCCATGCATTCTGTGTTCAAGCAGGCGTCAATTCCTGGACCAATGGACCGAGCAACCTCGATTTTGTTCTGCTCTGGCAAAGTATCATGCAACGGTACGTCCAGCCTGAAGCAGGCGAAGCGGCTCCTGTCGCCCGGCAGAGATCGCTGGCCAAAGTGCCGCGGCAAGGCAAAGAAGCAACGTGATACCACAGCCAAACAGAAGCTGGTTCCACGGAAGAATCAACGTCGGTGCCATCCCGCCGAAGAAACTCACGTATTGCGAAATTCCAACGCCACACCAGCCAGCCATCACGCCGAAACCGGCACTCAACACGCAGGCAACGAGTCCGATCAGAATTCCTTCCGCCAAAATCATACGGACCAAACCCCAGCGTGTGAGACCCAGTGAACGCATTACGCCCATGTCCCATTGGCGAGTTCGGACCGATGCCAAAATCGTATTGAGGACTCCGATCGCTGATACGGCGAGGGTAACCAGCGGGAGCTGTCCCATTCCCCAGATCATCCCAGCAGCTCGGCCTTGGATCCTTTCCCGAACGTCATCGACCGTCGTAATACGAACTGTCGAACCGAAATTTCGTGCGGCGAACTCCCAGGTTCCCTGACCATTGACGGGTTGACGTTCTCCCTCGTATCGATCGCCAATCGTCTGCATGACGCTACCCAATTTGGCGTAGTCGACGCCAGGCTCGGTATCCATCCAGAAGAAGTTCGTTTCCGGCAAGTTAAAGTCGCGACGAACATCGTCGAAGTCTGCAAAGACCATCGCCGCCGAACGACCACTTTGGCGGCGCAGTCCCGAGAATTTCGTCATCCAATGCCAACCTTGCAAATGGACGACCCCGGCGATCTCATACCTCACCGTCTTGTCAGGTGAGTATGGTGGGATTAACTCGAAAGAGTCGCCAATTTTCAGCCCAGATGCTTTGGCAAAGTGATCTGGAACCACACATGCATTTGTTTCTTTCATCCGTTTCGCCGCCGAGACACGGTCTCCGTCGACAAAGTCGAGATGCAACAATGGATCGTCAGCGCCGATCCCTCGCTCGGGATCGATACCAATCAAAACGATGTTGTCCTGCCGTGCAACCGAAGATCGTTCCTCGCTGCCTGTGATGTCCCCAACTAGTTTCGGCTGCTCGACTGCGAGGGGTAGACAGCGTTGCGGCTTGACACCTGTCGCATGGGCAACTGCTTCCCATTCCGAATCTGGGAGTCCGCCGGTGGTAAAGTTGACCAGTGTATCAGGAGCCCATTCACCAGGAACAAATGGTCCCAACATCGAATAGCCCCAAACCTGAGTCGCAATGAATAAGCCCAAGCCAAGCGTGAGAGCAACGGAAGTTCCCAAGGTCCTCCAGAAATTGCTACTCAGCTGTGACTCTAGTAAGCGCGAATCAAGCCGGAAGAGCCATGCTAGTGGAGCAGCCAAATACCGTTCGGTAATGGAGATGGCCAGCGGTGTTAAAAGCAAGAAGCCGACAGCCATCGTGGAACATCCCAGCGCTGCGTAGATTCCATAGCGTGATTCATCCGACATCGGCACATAAAAGACGAGCAGCGGATTCACAAAGATCAAGGTCAAGCCGACAACTACCGCTGGCACGATGTAACGTGTTCCTGGCGAGATCGGTTGAGGGGCCATGGCATCCAGAGGGCTGACACGCGTTGCTCGCCACGCTGGGATAACGGCGGCGACGATGGCACCGCCAAACGCACAGATTCCCGAGAGCATGATCGACCAAGAGCCAAGCGTCGCTCCGTTTCGCAGAAAATCGGGCTGCGACCACGCTACCACTTGCAGCAATAGCCAGCCTGCCGCTAAACCGCCCAACCAGCCGATCAACCCTAAAACGATACTTTCGACCGATATGATCGCCGCTACCTGTCCCTTTGTTAGCGCGATCGCGCGGAGGACGGCAAACTGCCGAGTGCGTTCGTGAACGCCCATACTAAGTGTGGTGAAGATAATGAACAGTGAAGCCAACATGGAAATGCCCGTCGCGGAATAGGCTTGGCCACGCATGCTGGCAACCGACCGCCCTGCCGAGAGATCTTGCTCGATATCAGTGGCCGATTGAAGTTCGGCCTTGCTCCCCATACTGGCCAGTTCGCGCGTCCACTTGCTTTCAAATGCCGGGCCTGCCGACATCTCTTTCATGGCAACTGCGGCATAGTCAATTCGAGGTTCCTGTCCGGTCACTTTGCCCATGGCCAACATGGGAATGTAAAGGGCCGTCGTCGCCGGTCCTCTTGATGGAGCAGGCGAACCTCTTCCCACTGAAGGCAGCGAACGCACTTGATCGACAATGCCCACTAGTTTTAGTCGCTGTGTGTTGGTTTCGAATTTGATCACAAACTCGTCCCCGACCGAGACTCCGAACGCCTCCGCTGATCCACGACTGATCACCGCGTCGATCGTGTCACCGAATTCGATTTTGCCTGTATCAATCCACGAACCATCGGTCATTGGGTAGGGAGGCGAGTCTGCCGTCGTACCAATCAGAGAAATGTACCGAAACAACGGGCCGCCTCTCCCTAGTCCGCTCGATCCGCCTGTCCCTCGCGATCCTCCCGAAGCGGCACCACCGGGTCGTCCCCCGCGTCCGGCACCAGATCCACCACCGGGCTGTCCTCCACGTCCACCACCCGGGCCTCCACGCCCCGACCTGTCACCGCGATCAGCCTCGCTCCCCTGAGGTCCACGCTGCCCGCGTGGTGAATCTTTCAGGCCCACTGAAGCGCCGGAAGTCTCGAAGGGAAGGATTTCAACGTGAGCTTGAACACCCAGATCGACTGACGCCACCGATGGATCGGCTTGAAGTACGGCAATGATGTCTTGCGGTACTGAGTCTTCACCCGAAGGTGGGCTTCCGGGACGCAGATCCGATACTGGAGGGACGACATAAAAGTGGTACTGTCCCATGTATTCGTCGGAAAACTCATCAAACTGGGCGACCAGTGCGTCGTACCCACTGACAACCCAGACTACCATGCAGGCCGAGGCAATCATGGCCAATGAAGTCAGAATCAGCCGCCCCGGATATTGTCGGATGTAAGATCCGACTATTTTCAGCACCACGTTCATACGGCTGCCTCCGATGCATCCAGGGCATTTTGATAGTGTGTCGCCAACGAAAGCGCGTCGGGAAACTGAGCCGTCTCGAAGTCATCAATCATGTGACCGTCCTTCA
The Blastopirellula marina genome window above contains:
- a CDS encoding ABC transporter ATP-binding protein; amino-acid sequence: MSSNIAPDMPNEQSTPLQSVDLVKTFRQGVNLVQALNSVSLSIQPGEFAAIMGPSGCGKSTLLHVMAGLTRPDSGSVNVEGEDLSVMPDGRLTDFRRRRIGLVFQQFNLVAALSALENVMLPLMAEGGRASANAQERAKHLLDRLGLGGRIGHRPDAMSGGEQQRVAIARALVTDPAIILADEPTGSLDSGNGNAICSLLKELNQEEGRSIVMVTHEPAVAAWAGRVVVMKDGSVCSDWNTDQFPDAQSLAIRYQETISSQPALGAV
- a CDS encoding ABC transporter ATP-binding protein; its protein translation is MNSSTQTSPPLVVEGVCKQFRRSQSVITALNEVDLTAEAGEFIVIMGASGSGKSTLLHAIAGLTDVDEGKVLVNGQDLSQLSDVQLTRFRGKEIGLVFQAFNLISSLTAEDNIRLPAPSSNDLSKRVDQVLGRLNLQDRRLHKPGALSGGEQQRVAIARALICDPAILLADEPTGSLDFDAGQQICQLLHELSREQGRTIVAVTHEPNVAMWADRVVVMRDGKNIAEFTPDGSRDPQEVAMQYQGLLRRPMETV
- a CDS encoding FtsX-like permease family protein — encoded protein: MNVVLKIVGSYIRQYPGRLILTSLAMIASACMVVWVVSGYDALVAQFDEFSDEYMGQYHFYVVPPVSDLRPGSPPSGEDSVPQDIIAVLQADPSVASVDLGVQAHVEILPFETSGASVGLKDSPRGQRGPQGSEADRGDRSGRGGPGGGRGGQPGGGSGAGRGGRPGGAASGGSRGTGGSSGLGRGGPLFRYISLIGTTADSPPYPMTDGSWIDTGKIEFGDTIDAVISRGSAEAFGVSVGDEFVIKFETNTQRLKLVGIVDQVRSLPSVGRGSPAPSRGPATTALYIPMLAMGKVTGQEPRIDYAAVAMKEMSAGPAFESKWTRELASMGSKAELQSATDIEQDLSAGRSVASMRGQAYSATGISMLASLFIIFTTLSMGVHERTRQFAVLRAIALTKGQVAAIISVESIVLGLIGWLGGLAAGWLLLQVVAWSQPDFLRNGATLGSWSIMLSGICAFGGAIVAAVIPAWRATRVSPLDAMAPQPISPGTRYIVPAVVVGLTLIFVNPLLVFYVPMSDESRYGIYAALGCSTMAVGFLLLTPLAISITERYLAAPLAWLFRLDSRLLESQLSSNFWRTLGTSVALTLGLGLFIATQVWGYSMLGPFVPGEWAPDTLVNFTTGGLPDSEWEAVAHATGVKPQRCLPLAVEQPKLVGDITGSEERSSVARQDNIVLIGIDPERGIGADDPLLHLDFVDGDRVSAAKRMKETNACVVPDHFAKASGLKIGDSFELIPPYSPDKTVRYEIAGVVHLQGWHWMTKFSGLRRQSGRSAAMVFADFDDVRRDFNLPETNFFWMDTEPGVDYAKLGSVMQTIGDRYEGERQPVNGQGTWEFAARNFGSTVRITTVDDVRERIQGRAAGMIWGMGQLPLVTLAVSAIGVLNTILASVRTRQWDMGVMRSLGLTRWGLVRMILAEGILIGLVACVLSAGFGVMAGWCGVGISQYVSFFGGMAPTLILPWNQLLFGCGITLLLCLAAALWPAISAGRQEPLRLLQAGRTVA
- a CDS encoding ABC transporter permease yields the protein MNLTWKLFIAHARQQKIRFLLTAMAMIAAIGVVLWVVSAYEAIASRFDEQTEGFVGSYTAFVVPSDVDQWISPEMITAVANHPAVESANPVTQFKMMFRRAEPLPDADGPPQRFWPSVVGTNAKGSRYPLLDGRWLDPGVETEAVVSSGVAESLKLRPGDAIQFRTKSQEVIKLTVVGVVQQPAAEVEFAMTRTKGGAPGGVNRGPASVAAYVPRSIIPTLTGTADGTNLLEVKLRPSQTADVLVETLASADPALELLRTEDIRAKISSGFEAEGARKQAYFVTALSILASAFIIFTTLSMGVNERARQLAILRAVGLRRSQVAWLVLVEALVLAIFGWVGGLAGGWVLLQVLANATPQLFPNGVQLGTASILLTGLCSFLGSLLASLFPIWKATRISPLEAMAPTQDRPKNSRWYALAAVVSLLLIAVNPLLVYGVSMPEQLRFALIMLMGAPATVLGFALLSPLVILGVERLLSPLIAAILRLQSGLVKSQLSTNMWRTTGIAASLMLGLGLYTATQVWGHSMLGGFVPGHWTPDTIVKFANGLPIEQFDQIREVQGIDSERCLKIAVEQTKLVGDPLNAAERDSAVRQDNISLIGLDCEKAFTGSDPLFQLTFVQGNREEALTKLKQGRCCLVPDTFDRLAGLKVGDQITMIPPNRPKVPVEYTIAGIVSMPGSNWITKTSGIRRHFVRTAGIVLAPETEVRDDFALPMLEYLWLDPESGTKSEQLQQDLEAFVAAMPADESAGRRPAGKGPGRISSLFGRDGLQVTSLEDVRSSMRRRGGAAVRAMGWLPLVTLLVVSLGVVNTMAASVRARRWEFGILRAVGLRRFGLVKLVISESIMIGLVASGLSLAFGILTGWTCLGLVSYVSNQWFEGVSTPLVVPWSSLVFGYVLTFVLCFLAALWPAISSGRAEPLSLLQAGRAST